TCTCGCGGGGAGGGCGCCGCTCGGTTCCTACTATCGTTTGCTTTTGGGGTGCTGTTCAGTGTAGAAGATGAATTTGAGACCGGAGACACGGAAAATACGGGCACAGCAGAGGGTCTGGCCCGGTAGAATCGTTGAGAATAATGCTCGCCAGAcacgtccaccaccaccacggcgccGCCAGCAATATAGGCGAACGATGAGTGGACCGTATCAAATCCGGTCGGGGAGCTGCAGGTTGTACCTATCACACGTCGGAGAGACAGGCCGGGTTCGCAGAAGCCGCGGGGCCGGATGGGAGAACGCGAGGGTCGGGAAAGATATGGAGAGTTGTTGGGCGTAAGCTTAAGCCGGTTGGAGGGAGTGGATGCCATCGCTCATAGCCATGTGCTGGATCGAATTGGCCTACGACGATGGACCGAGTCAGGATGAAAAGAACCAGAGACGAACGGGGGACCAGGGACGTCTGACTAAGGAGTAAGAAACATCTGCACGGGTCGGGAGGTTTGGGTGAGTGTAACGTGTTGGGAAACAGCGGAGGCTGGGTGACTTTGAAGGTGACTGGAGCGGGCAGCAGTTGGGCAGTTGCGAGGcggcggttgaggttgaagttgagAGCAGGCGGGAGCTGTCCTAAACGAGTGATGACAGAATGGCGGGCCTATCTTCGGATATGCGTAGAAAGCTGCAGAGGCGTCCGAGTTGACCTGGGTCAGAAAGCATGTTTGGAGATAGGCGCAGTACTTTGCAGGCAGGAGAGGAGACGAGATCGGATGGCGGtcgggagaggagagagctTACAGTGACATTGACCGGCGGTGCAACGAGACAAAGTCAATTGTCTCGGGCAGGTGTCGTCGGTCAGAGCGACGGCGCAACGCTCAGCATTTGCTTTTGGCGACTTTCAAAGATGTCGAGGGGAAAAAATCACCCTCCACTGGGCACCCGAAATGCATCTGGATCTCTTCTCAACTGGGCTCTTCCCACAGGGCAAGCCTTTCCTCTGTTGAGCGAAGCACCCACCATTTGTTTACAGGGGTGCAGgggagggctggtggtgggcaggGTTTGATGTGGCCCGTGCTCCGCTACCTTGTTTTTTAGCGCTGTTATTGCCCGGCATGTCAATTGGTCAATTAGGCTAGTCCTTTCCGAATCGGGCTGAATATCTGAGCTCCCCGCCAATCACAGGAATGTACAGGTAGCCGGGGGTGACCCACTCCCGCCATGCCATTTCTCTTTTCCCCGCGAGGACAAGAGCCGTTCCTTTTTGGCAAGGCGATCATGCAATGTTAGCTGGCTACGAAGTATTGGTGCTAGCACTGGCACTGACAGCGGCAGAGTGATGTGTCTGTCCGACATCGCCTAACCCTCAAGATTGTGCAACAATTGTCCATCTTAAACCTTGAACGAGCCCCCCACGATGTCAATCACTGACGAGCCAGTTTGGCCGTGTCAAAGACCACGGGACCGGGGCGTCGGTGACAGCCCGCGGCACTGCATTAGCGCTTGTGCTGGCGAGCCATGAGGCGAGATGAGATGGCTTGTGTTGATCTGAATGTCCGGGGTAAAAAGGGCTTTCTTGGCTTCCTTATCATCTCAGCACCACAGAGAGATCCGTTATCGGGTTATATACAGCGTTGTACAGTTTGGGTCCTCCATGGCCACATCTCACTCAGCCCAAGAAAccccccatcttcttcctgccCCGATTCCACTTGGGATCGCGTACTACACCCTCGGCACGCCACTTCGCAGGCGGTTTCTTTCCAAGCTCAGCCCATTGAGCCCAAACCCGTTTGCCACGGTTAAACCATCTCCCCTgtcgctcctcctcctcctcggcgtccGGTGTCCATTTCGACTTGAGAATTCTGCGGATAGCCTCCGGGGATACCTCGAACTTCTTGGCGAGCGTGGCGGTGTTGTACTGCTCAGGGAACTGCTTGTGCAAGGCCCGAATACCAGCAAGAGCGTCTGGCGACAGCTTCTTGCGCGGCATCCAGCCCTCTGGGAACTTTGCCTGGAGCGCCTCTTTCTGAATCTGCCACTCTTCCTTGCCCGCAGagtcggcctcggcctcagcCTTCCTTTTCGCCTCTTCAAATTCCTGCCGCCTCCTTTCCTTTCGTGCCAACTTGAGCTCGGCCTTCCTTGTCAGCCTTTCGGCACGAGCAGCCTCAAGTTTCAGAGCCATGGGGTTCGTTCGCTCCCGTTCTTCacgctccttcttctccttcaaggCCTTCTGTAGCTCGACCTTGCCCATCGTCACTTCTCCGGACTCCATCATTTCCAGCTTCTTTCgccttctctcctccctttccttcttcagcttcttgaaCTTGTACTTTTTGGGCTCCTTCTTTGGCGCACATTTTTCTGGCCTGTCGCGTTTTGGCCTCTTGCTTTTTGGCTTATCCTCCTTTTCGGCAGGCTGGGTGTCGGGTTCTCTTTCAACAGTGGTTTGGTCCTGTACTGGTCGGTCGCTGGATGGCACCTCGTCTTGATCCTTTGCTGGTAACTCACTAGATGGCGCCTCGTCATtttcctccccaacaaccattGTGGTGTCGTGTTCCGCATCTGCCACTGCGCtggcctcttcccccccctccggcTTCATTGCGGCAGCTTGCtgcgccttcttcaactttTTTCTAGCCCATTTTCCCAGAGGTTTTGGCTGAACCTCGCCAGAGTCTTGTGGGCTGGCCGATTCATTCTGTGTTGGTGTTTGAGCGTCTATCGTCACCTTTGTCGGTTCAAAAGGTGCATCGTGGGTGGTTTCGAAGACAATCTTGGGAGGACTTGGTTCCTGGTGCGCGGGGAGCCCTTCTGGCGGTGGCCAGgcaccctcttctctcccctcAGGGCATGATGTGTGAAGTAACCTGTCTCGTGTGCTACCGAGAGCAATTGTCCGTTGTAACGTGGATAATCGAGTCAGTGTCGAGTGGTAGCGAGGAATGCGATATGCGCTCGTTGGTGGCGGGAAGTGGATTTGGCTGATGTTTCTGACAAATATTCGCAGGGCGGCCGTGCGGCAACAGCTATTCATGGTGAAGTCGGGTATAAATTGGCTGTGTGGTTATTGGctgtgtggttgttggctgttgttgactttCGATGTTGGACTCGGCCTGTCCAAAAAATTTCCAGGGATGCAAAGGGTTCGCGACGGGCTTAGCGGCACCGTTGCTATCGGTATCGCTATCAGCGACAGTGGTCAGTGCTCACAGCTTCTACAGCCTCACCCGAGCGAACCGCCTTGtcccaccccaacccaacgACATGCCTCCAACTCTAATAAGGAGGACAGACGGACACATGGGTGAGAGATTTATGGTAACGAACAGGCACTACCGAGGCGCAGAATGCCATTTAATCGCCAAGAAAAACACCACGTCGGCCTCGTACATTGCCGACATTGCGGACGACGCCCAGGAACGGACACGTCCTCGTCCGAGCCGCCTTGGCCGCATCGACTCGTCGACTGTCAAGTGAAGGATAGATTGCTCGGTCCAGCCATACCCCCTGGATTCTGCTGCCGAAGCCATACCATGTGAATATCCGGTACTCCTATGTATGGATTGAGGGGGGACTGTGCCTTGCTGTTCCGTGCTATCACCAGTCCCGCACACGGTACGGTAATGGGGTGTGCTGCAACCCTGTTGTGGCGAATAGCGTGCACCGCACGTCATGAATGCTCGGGGACCTGATGAATCCTTTTTCCTCGTAGGGTTAGCTCTGTGAGTGAACGCCGCCTCGGCAAAATGGAGGGAAGTTGTGATTCGCGATGAGGGTTGTATTCTAGAGTCTATATCCTCTCTACGCCTCTTCCTGGTGCGGCCAAACAGATATTTCTCGGACTAGAGCTGCTTTCTCAGCAAAGCAGTGTGCTCGCGAGTACGAGTTGCGAGGAGAGTCACATTGTTGAAGGCACAGATAGATGCCCAAGGGGTCTTATATGTAGTCTGGGATGTATATATGAGCCCTTTCCACGTCCGGTAGGCGAACCAAGGAGTTGGATCCTATTCTCCACGACCACAGCGTTGGGATTACTCCATCCTACCTTCCTGATCCAACATGCCGCCCCCTTACGTCCTCGAACCAGGGAGGCGTGTGAACGCTTGGGACTATGAGTTCGAGTGGACGTCGGAGCACTACACGCCAGAGCAGCTCAAGCCCCTGATCTACACCTACGACGAGCTTGCCTCCAAGGCCCTCGACCGCCTGGACGAGATAGCTGCCGAGTCTCGGTCcaagacatcatcaccgccataCTCAgactcaccaccaccttcaacctcaagCCCGTCCtcatgcccctcctcccacgcccaacacctcttctccctcctccaaacccacgCCCCCCATGACCCAGTCTTGTCCCCTCTCTGGTCccaactcaccaccacccccccctgggtctccccctcccaaatcaCCTCCGGCCAGCAAATCTTCTACCGCTACCTCGGCCCCTCAATAGTAGGCCTCACCTTCCAAgccctcctcggcggcttcggcTCCCCCCGAATAGCTGCCACCCTCTCCCTAACAGGCGGCTTCACCCCCCGCTtcgcccgccgccgcctcctcgaaACCTTCCAGCACGTCCTCgacatcacctcctccccctcggccctccacccccccaccggCCGCGGCTTCGTCTCCTCCGTAAAagtccgcctcctccacgccACCGTCCGCCGCAAGATTTTATCCCTATCCAGCTCAAAACCGGACTGGTTCAACGTTCAAGAAAACGGCATCCCCTGCAACGACCTCGATTCCATAGGGACAATAACAGCCTTCAGCACCATGCTGCTTTTTATCGGATTCCCTCGACAGGGGATATGGCTGTCCGATCAAGAAAAGGAGGATTACCTCGCCCTATGGCGGTATGTAGCCCACCTGTTAGGCACCCCGACCGCCCCGTTTGAAAACATCGCCACGGCAAAGGTCTGGTTGGAAAGCCTGATCGTCTCCGAGATCTGCCCGTCGGGAGTGTCGAAACAGCTGGCGGAAAACATGATCGCCTCTCTCGCTCTAACCCCCCCAACATACGCTAGCAGGGCCTTCCTCCGAGCAGAAGGGTACTGGCTCAACGGACCTGCTTTATCACAAAAGCTCGGGATCGAGAGGCCGAAATGGTGGTATCTCGTTCTTGTGGGTGGGCAGTGCGGGTATTTCATGGCGGTTTCCTATTTCAAAAAATATCTCTTGCCCAGAaaatgggaggaggggcaggtggAGAGACTGAAAAGGGTGCTGAGGGAGGTTACCGTCCGGGAGgcgggtgggagggaggcaGGGTTCGAGTTTAGGTTTGTGCCTAGCTGGAGGCAGCTTCACTTGACTGAgaagggtgaggaggagacacaaaaaccaaaaaaagacagGTTTGGGAACCGGTGGACGGAGTGGAGGAATTTGATGGCTGCTGTCTTGTTGCTTACGGcggtgggttggttggggtggttgagcaCGCGGATGGTCTGCAGAGgtgtggtgaggatggtgacaCGGTGAGAAGGAAGGACAaaacgggggaggaggaggcggtgtaAGGCTGGGAGAAACCCGAGTCTGAACGGGAACCGCTGATATTCGGAGCCATTGGTTGCCCtgggaaaaaagagacagGAACGCTCAAGACATCGTCTTGGTGAAACACGTGTGCAATATAAGGGTTAATTATTACACATACTACGTACAATGCGCACATGCAAAGGAGATATCAGACAGAGTGCGAAAGTATGAACAATTACTTCTACTAGTATCCTGTCCTCATGCCAATACACAATCTCTCTCCCGCCTgagacgagagagagagagagaaaaccACCCACAAAagaccaccccccctctaCTCTCTTTTGCGCAAAATGCTCCAAAACAATGCTGCTCCCGTAATGTAATACTGTGGAGGATATGCATGCAAGTCCCTaacgccagccagccaagccTGTTTTCCCCCAGAAACGCCCTTGTTCGTGAGAATCAAATCAGTCGCTAAATCAATGCTCCATCAACTCGACCGGTGGCCTCGCCGTGTGCGCCATGATCGGCCTTGGCGCCGTGATATTGACCGGGCTGATGTCCATAACATCCGCATCATCCTCCAGCCCCTCATCCGTCATGTCATCCACCGTCACACACGGCAAGTTCGggctctcccctcccatcccaatcaCAGGCTGCGGCTGGAAGATCAAGGTcgagctcctgctcctcttcgtcctctgACCGCCCCCTTGCATAGTAGGGCTGACGGGACTGACTTCCCCCCTCTGGTTAATATTTACCCCGCTATTGGGATCATTCGAATGCCTCAGCTTGGCTAGCGCATCCGCCAAGTCCTCCGCGTGGACCATGGTATTAGGCGCGTCCTCTGTCCGGGACTCCCAGCCGTGGGGAggcgatgggggaggagaaatgAAAAACAGCCTCCCGGCGTCGGGCAAGGCGAGGTGCTGGTCCtccttgttgttgatggtctCGAGGTTAATTTGCATGCCGAAGCAGACGCGGCAAGGGCGGCCCATGACTTCCCTCTCGTCCCATTCCCGACGGACGGCGATGGCTTCTTGCTCGGTCGAGAAGACGACCTGGATGCGGGCGGCGAATTTTAGTGGGGAGAAGTGGCGGACTGGGGCGGTTTTGTTGAGGGCGTCTCTGATGACGGCGAGGTTCTCGGAACGGAAGCAGTCGGGGTCGAggtcggtgatgaggagggtgttggtgggtgttgttggcttcTCCAGCggtgggaggttggagaggtcgAGCTTGAGGTTGAGAGAGGCGCCCCGAGAGCGGCCAGATCGTGGGGAGCTGGACATGCtgctgggagaggggaggagtccgtctggagaggagggcaTGGCGGTGGGTATCTGAATCGAAGGCATTTTGATTTGTGTGGTATCGTGcagttgtttgtttgggggtGAAGTCTTGATTGTTTGAGATCAAGTAAGTGAGGTGCGGGGGCGGAAGTTTAGTTGCGAACCCGAGGGCTTATTATGTACCGCAAGAGGTAGGTGATGTAAGTAGCAGGTCGGTGTTACTGTAGCTGTGGAGTGGCAAGCTGTTGATGCAGAGATTGGATGCAGATTGGATGCAGATGGGAGATTGAGTGACGAAAGCGGCAGGAGGGTGGCGCCGGGGATTTATATTCCTCTTTTGCTGTGTAGATGCGGTGAAACAAAAGACAGGCCGGAAGGAGATCACGGGCCCTGGGCTGGCGTGTCTGGGGAGTAACAATGCCGTCGCTCGTCAGAAGCCTCCCCCCCGGTTGGATGGCTCAGCCGCCAAACTGGAGATTGGGACCAGCAGCGACCCGCCCGAGGGAATCCCACAAGCCCGCCGGGCCTCCGTACGCAACACGCAGTGGCTTTGGACCTGTCGCGCGCACACTTGGGCATGTTGCCTCTCGCTACTATTGAACCCACGATGCGAAGCCTCTTTCTCATGAATGGCAATCCTTGTTGCCGCTTAATTGGCTGTGTAAATGCAGTCAACACAACCTGGAACCCGAAATCTCTGCCAGTCTTTTCCTTGCCACTCACCGTCCAgcttctctcttctctctgtTGAGTGAGGTTTGCACAGCCACGACGGCACATGGGCACAACAGGACCACAGACACTCTGCCAACTCTGGCAGGTTTCGGGCCCATCGGGACGTCCGCCCATCCAGATCGCATTTCCCGATCCCGCAGTGTCTGATTCTCGAGGCGGTTCCAGAAtcctcactcaccaccatcactgcCTCCCTAGACAAcaaaaaacaccaacacaCGGCGTCTTTTCCATCTGGTGAGCCAAGGTTGTCCAGGAGGACATGCTCAGCCCGGCTCACGCCACCTCACCAGTATCGACAAATGTCTAGAGTCTTTTACACCGTCTTCACTGCCATGACTCTTCACCATATCCATTACCGATAAACATGCGAGAAAATGGGACAATAAACAGCCACGCCAAGGCTAGACTTACTTTCCTGTTCTGTTTGCCGGGATCATACCTCCcatacaacaacaaacatcGCTGACACGAGCTGTGTGTTCATCCCTACTGTACGAGATGCCCAGGAAGGAAGCCAGGCACAATGCTAGCCATATCCCAGCTCCTTATGCCAAACCTAATCACCCAAGACTTGCGTAAGAGGCTCTCCATGCGCCGATCATCGATCATCAGCCAACAAATGCAGACCGAAGGCGCAGCTGGCCAGACTTCCACGTGTATTTTCCAGCCTCTCTAGATTCTGTAGGAACATTTTGACAACTCATCTGGTCGTCATCATGACCATTCCCAACTCGGGCTGGACATGTGAACTCAtgaaccaccacctcacctttACCGCAGTCCAAGGTAAAAAAATACCACCATccctcagcatcaccatATCCTCCCCAAAGGCAGGTGATGCCGAGATAATAAAACAGCCAACTCAACCCGACCTCCTGGAAACAGGTCTCCACTTATTTTTTGCACTGCCCAGATAGGGAACTGGACTTACACACACAGCACAGGGCCATGCTCTCTCACCACCGCTGCATCGTCAGGTGGTGTCGCTTTTCCGGATCTACATCGTCCGGTTTCTAGTTTTCTACTAGATATTTTTCATATCATATATACGTACATATATTTGAGTAGGAGATGGTATAGGTAACACCATGGTTGCATGTATGCACCCTTTTTCTCCCCCGCATGTTTTGCAGACCGGTATCCGAGCGTCCGGGTGGCTGAGCAGCATCAAGCCCACACAGACACTCTCCTGAAATCAACACACAACACCagaaccccctcctcactggtgtgtggtgatgatcatgACCAGAGACAATAGCTGTAGACATGCCAAGATTCCCCcaaacaccatcaaccctcCCTTGTTGTTTTAGTGATGTCTATATAACCATAACCACTCGtctcaaaacaccaccaaaccctcgCTATTCTCTCCTTCTTGAAACATCTCCTCATGTTGATACAGAATCACCTAATctcaacccccaacctccccaccatttcctccttcaccctctcATGCAACCCATTCGCCTCCTCATTCGTCAACgtcctctccaagctccgATAATTCACCCTATAGCAaaaactcctccttcccgtCTTGGGATGCGTAAAGCTATCCATCAagaccacatcctccaccacatccccgcaaacatccctcaccacctccatcaaaTCATTCTCATGccactccccgccctccctccccttcccacccgccgccgcagcccCCGTGCTCCCAGCCGGCAACCAAAAGCTGACATCCTTGTAACAAGCCGGATGCCTACTAAACCCCACAAATGGCCTCAGTTtccccaaatccccctccacccctctAAACTGCCCTAAAAACCTCTCATCCTGCGACCAAAACAACCTGATATCAGGTATCTGAAAAAGCAACATCGCAATCCTCTCCAGCCCCAAGCCAAAAGCCCAGCCTATTTGATTGGGAACACCCGCGTCGTTAAGGATGTGTTGTTGACTCACCCCACACCCCAAAACCTCCAGCCAATCCCCCTGATACcaaacctccatctcccaactGGGGCTCGTGAAAGGAAAGTAAGCCTCCACCCATCTAACCTTCAACGGCTCCCCATCCTGCTCTTTCACCCCCGCCCGGGCGTGAGACTCCTTCACCCGTTTAAAAATCTCCGCCACCATCAATTCCAGAGATCGCTTCAGATGCTTCCCCAccgcctctgcctcctcAGGGGTGTGGGATGGCTGTAAGGGGTTACGCTCcgggtgaaaaggggggttggggtccTCGATGATCATTTCATGTTTCGGTAGGGCGTCCAAATCTCTGTGTACAGCCGCCACGATGTCACCGTTCGGGACCGTGTTGCGGTCCCAGACCCGGGCGCCTTCCATCTGGTGAAAGACGGGGTAGTGGGACTTGTCGATTTCGTCTCTTCTGTAGACATCAGCCGAGATGAGATATCCCGGGGATTTCGACGCGGCGAATAACTCCGCCTCGTGGGCCGACGTGTGAGTCCGTAGCAAGGTGGTAGAGTTGATGTAATAAGTGTCGGTTTTTGCTCTGCCGGGGTGGTTGGGCGGAAACCCCAACGAGTCAAAATTCTCGTGGGTCGTAACCACagggtcgaggttgttgtAGCTGAGGtaggtgggggaggggaacaCGGATTCGATGATTTGGCGGGTGATGGACACAGGGTGGTCTTTTTGGAGGTGCAGCTTccgggaggtgaggttgaggatcGTGGACGAGACGTTGAACCATTCGGCGTCGACGGGGTAAGTTTTGGAGTTTATGGTTACTTCTTTGGGGAGTTCTTTTTTTCACAGCGAACATATCAGTGGTTATTCGCGGTTTATAAAGGTCAAGAAGTAAACTGTATTGGCTGTCTAACCTGGCCTGGTCGAGTACTGtgccctccaccacctcgctgCTGGCACCGTCACTGTCGCTGGTAATGGCCGCAACGGACTGCTCAGTCGTACCGCTCTCGAAATCACCGACCGACTGCCGACCCTCGCCAGAAGCCCGCCGGCGCAGGCCATTCCTCGAGGTCCGATCATGCTGGCGATGTCAAgttgtggtggggtggaaGACCTCTCGCTACAACAGCTCAGCTTGAAGCTTGGGCGCCACGGCAGTATCAAGCTCAAAAATTGGAGATCGTTCGAGGCGCGCGCCGAGAGACGGTGGCCCGGGCTCCACAAAACAGGGGTCCTCGATGCACGATGACATCTTTCTAGAAACGTTCTGTGGGGAActtctgattggccaattcCTCTCATGGCGGCCTCGAAGGTTCCCCGCTCGACATGAAATCATCTAGTCTTCACAAGTAGCACGAACAAAAAGCTGGACGGGGAATCTCTTTgttttattatttactttGCACTACCTTCAACAATTTACTTGGTAAGGGGCTTGCCATCCTTGATCTTCTGGAGGCCGTACTTCTCCAGGCGGATGGCCTGGATGGCAATGAAGCCAGAGGTATCCATGGGGGAGAAGCCCTCAAGAGAGTCCATAGAAGCATCCTCCTGCGAGTAGAGGTTGCTGGCATCCGACTTGCGGCCAAGGACGTAGGCAGCGCCCTTGTAAACCGACATGCGGACCTCACCAGTAACGTTCTCCTGGGAGTAGACGAGGGAGTTCTCAAGGAACTCACGCTCGGGAGAGAAGTACATGCCGTTGTAGAGGCAGTGAGACCACTCAATCGTGACGAACTGGTCACGGAGCTTGCGAACCTTGGCGTCCATGACAAGACCCTCAAGATCCAAGTGAGCAAGGCGGCTAGAATATTGTCAGTACATGATCGTGTCTCAATCGGGTTTTGCAGAAACATACGCAATGGTAAGACCGGGGGTGTCGTAGCAGCCTCTGCTCTTGAGACCGATGAAACGGTTCTCAACAATATCGATTCTGCCAACACCGTTGTCGTGGCCAATCTTGTTCAGAAGCTTGAACAGAGCAACCGAGTCGGTAACCTCACCCTCAGGGGTGACAACCTTGGTGGGGATACCCTTCTCGAAGTGGATGGTGAAGTTGTAGGGGACATCGGGAGCGTCGGTAGGGTCGACGGTGCGGGTCCAGAGCTCCTTGGGGGGAGAGTGGTCGGGGTCCTCAAGGACACCAGCCTCGTACGAGCAGTGTACGAGGTTGTCATCCATGGACCAGGGAGCcttggggctggaggagacGGGAATGTTGTTCTCGGCGGCGAACTTGAGGAGATCGGCACGGCCCTGGAACTTCTCGATGAACTCGGGCATTCTCCAGGGGGCGATGACCTTCATCTTGGGGTTGCAAGCCTTGAAGGCAAGCTCGAAGCGGACCTGGTCATTCTAGACCTCGGAATTAGCATAAAGTTACTTGGCATCTTCGAGTAAGCTGGCTTACGCCCTTGCCGGTGCAGCCGTGGCTCAGGATGTCGCAGTTGTACTGCTCAGCAACGCGGACCTGAGCCCGGGCAATGATGGGCCGGGCGAGGGAGGTACCGAGGAGGTAGCGGTCCTCATAGATGGCGTTGCACTGGATGGCGCGGAAGACAATCTCCTCGACGAACTCGCGCTGGAGGTCCTCAATCACCATGCGCTCGGCACCGAGAGCGagagccttcttctcgaccTCAGCCcagtcctcctcctggccAACATTGGCGAGGAAGCACACGACAGTGTAACCCTGTATTTTCCATGTCAGCACCTCTTCTTGGCGGGCATCATACCAGCTAGGAGCTGCCTACCTCGAGAATGAGCCacttgaggatggtggaggtgtcgAGACCTGTCAACCGAACTTGTCAGCTTCCCTTTCCGTCCAACACCCGTGCACGAAGTGACGCCGACAAGGTTCCCGGTGGACACCTCAACGAGACAGCAATTGGCCCTTTGCCCGCTCTGCGAACATGGAAGGTCAATCGAGCCCGTCATGCGTCTGCTCAAGCATAGAGACACAAAAATGAAGGCATTGGGCAACCGAATGGCTTACCTCCAGAGTAGGCGCTGTAAGCGGGGGTCAGCACCAGGCGTTCCACACTGTTAAGCTTTTGGCGGGGAAGATGGATGGCAGGACTTGGAAGGAAATATATCACTTACAGACAGACACGACCCTTGGACATTTTGAATTTGTAGCAAAGTAACAAAGAGGAAGATACTCGAGATGAATCcgcaagagagagagaagccCAAAAGTCCAAACAATGGAAGAAAGcggaaacaaaaaaaatatgGAGTCACagtcacacacacacacacggaTAGATAGCTGcagctcttctctctcccctcaCCTCAGTGGTCTGACCCCTCCTATGACTCGAAGGCGGtcaaacttttttttttgttttgctcgGAAAGACAAGGGATCCAGGCCCGATCCGATATCGCTAGCGCAGAGAGATAAGATAACCAACAGCGCCCGCTGCTACCCGCCAATTCCCTGTCGATTACGTAGTGGGGACCAACAAAAAGTGGAAAATTTCGATAAACCAAAAATTCCACTGTTGGTTGAATTGATTGCAGCTGTGACATTTCTTATCGCCAATCTCACTTGGGACGACCACCCTTTCGTCATACCTCGATCCGATCTTTCCAGAGTCAGTCGCAAAACATTGCTGCCGATGCCGGTATAGCTTCACTTCCAATTCGCTTGAAGCTATTCACTTTTAGTGTTTAATACATAACACATAATTCTAATTCGGCAACGTTTTGGCGAAAAAGCTTTACACACACAGTCCGCGGGATGTTCTTGTTATAGCGACAACTCCAACTTTTCTACTTTTTGAGTGCGTCGCGACAGAGACGACAAGATGGATGCCAAGAATAGCAGTGTACCTACACCAGTAGGTTCAGGCACAGAAACCACCAGCAAAAgagacaccaccaacaagatgtcCCTCTCACCACAActaaaacaaaaaccaaTCCACTACCCCTTCTGGTTCGGAGGCAGCGCATCCTCCATGGCCGCCTGCGTCACTCACCCCCTCGACCTGGGTTTGTTTACCACCCCCCTTACCCCCCCTTTTATCTCCTCCCTTACTAACC
The window above is part of the Podospora bellae-mahoneyi strain CBS 112042 chromosome 3, whole genome shotgun sequence genome. Proteins encoded here:
- a CDS encoding hypothetical protein (EggNog:ENOG503NW3S; COG:S) codes for the protein MPPPYVLEPGRRVNAWDYEFEWTSEHYTPEQLKPLIYTYDELASKALDRLDEIAAESRSKTSSPPYSDSPPPSTSSPSSCPSSHAQHLFSLLQTHAPHDPVLSPLWSQLTTTPPWVSPSQITSGQQIFYRYLGPSIVGLTFQALLGGFGSPRIAATLSLTGGFTPRFARRRLLETFQHVLDITSSPSALHPPTGRGFVSSVKVRLLHATVRRKILSLSSSKPDWFNVQENGIPCNDLDSIGTITAFSTMLLFIGFPRQGIWLSDQEKEDYLALWRYVAHLLGTPTAPFENIATAKVWLESLIVSEICPSGVSKQLAENMIASLALTPPTYASRAFLRAEGYWLNGPALSQKLGIERPKWWYLVLVGGQCGYFMAVSYFKKYLLPRKWEEGQVERLKRVLREVTVREAGGREAGFEFRFVPSWRQLHLTEKGEEETQKPKKDRFGNRWTEWRNLMAAVLLLTAVGWLGWLSTRMVCRGVVRMVTR
- the RRG9 gene encoding Required for respiratory growth protein 9 mitochondrial (EggNog:ENOG503P5IY; COG:S) gives rise to the protein MNSCCRTAALRIFVRNISQIHFPPPTSAYRIPRYHSTLTRLSTLQRTIALGSTRDRLLHTSCPEGREEGAWPPPEGLPAHQEPSPPKIVFETTHDAPFEPTKVTIDAQTPTQNESASPQDSGEVQPKPLGKWARKKLKKAQQAAAMKPEGGEEASAVADAEHDTTMVVGEENDEAPSSELPAKDQDEVPSSDRPVQDQTTVEREPDTQPAEKEDKPKSKRPKRDRPEKCAPKKEPKKYKFKKLKKEREERRRKKLEMMESGEVTMGKVELQKALKEKKEREERERTNPMALKLEAARAERLTRKAELKLARKERRRQEFEEAKRKAEAEADSAGKEEWQIQKEALQAKFPEGWMPRKKLSPDALAGIRALHKQFPEQYNTATLAKKFEVSPEAIRRILKSKWTPDAEEEEERQGRWFNRGKRVWAQWAELGKKPPAKWRAEGVVRDPKWNRGRKKMGGFLG
- the MSF1 gene encoding phenylalanyl-tRNA synthetase alpha subunit, mitochondrial (COG:J; EggNog:ENOG503NVIG; BUSCO:EOG09262N0U), translating into MRGIGQSEVPHRTFLERCHRASRTPVLWSPGHRLSARASNDLQFLSLILPWRPSFKLSCCSERSSTPPQLDIASMIGPRGMACAGGLLARVGSRSVISRAVRLSSPLRPLPATVTVPAARWWRAQYSTRPELPKEVTINSKTYPVDAEWFNVSSTILNLTSRKLHLQKDHPVSITRQIIESVFPSPTYLSYNNLDPVVTTHENFDSLGFPPNHPGRAKTDTYYINSTTLLRTHTSAHEAELFAASKSPGYLISADVYRRDEIDKSHYPVFHQMEGARVWDRNTVPNGDIVAAVHRDLDALPKHEMIIEDPNPPFHPERNPLQPSHTPEEAEAVGKHLKRSLELMVAEIFKRVKESHARAGVKEQDGEPLKVRWVEAYFPFTSPSWEMEVWYQGDWLEVLGCGVSQQHILNDAGVPNQIGWAFGLGLERIAMLLFQIPDIRLFWSQDERFLGQFRGVEGDLGKLRPFVGFSRHPACYKDVSFWLPAGSTGAAAAGGKGREGGEWHENDLMEVVRDVCGDVVEDVVLMDSFTHPKTGRRSFCYRVNYRSLERTLTNEEANGLHERVKEEMVGRLGVEIR
- a CDS encoding hypothetical protein (EggNog:ENOG503NYK2; COG:S), whose protein sequence is MPSIQIPTAMPSSPDGLLPSPSSMSSSPRSGRSRGASLNLKLDLSNLPPLEKPTTPTNTLLITDLDPDCFRSENLAVIRDALNKTAPVRHFSPLKFAARIQVVFSTEQEAIAVRREWDEREVMGRPCRVCFGMQINLETINNKEDQHLALPDAGRLFFISPPPSPPHGWESRTEDAPNTMVHAEDLADALAKLRHSNDPNSGVNINQRGEVSPVSPTMQGGGQRTKRSRSSTLIFQPQPVIGMGGESPNLPCVTVDDMTDEGLEDDADVMDISPVNITAPRPIMAHTARPPVELMEH